A single window of Channa argus isolate prfri chromosome 10, Channa argus male v1.0, whole genome shotgun sequence DNA harbors:
- the nanos1 gene encoding nanos homolog 1 — MNHFWGRTLACASFADLHWVFHRSAASKRSEVAMDFLNHSYLNARSPYDYTFNFWNDYLGLTTLVTKNNKLGMPQNPNSITESLKATLGLDDSPACPCVIAGSVGDGGHLDCCCPSGSPPPASILDLKERFSILSPFQNQLGVQLPEREVGFGGSFPGFDLFGMERKMRKPASRGKQEPKICVFCRNNGAPEEVYGSHVLKTPDGRVVCPILRAYTCPLCSANGDNAHTIKYCPLSKDQPSQRPLKGGRAVGGKRMKIF; from the coding sequence ATGAACCATTTCTGGGGACGAACTCTGGCTTGTGCGTCTTTTGCGGATTTACACTGGGTGTTTCACCGTTCGGCGGCGAGCAAACGATCCGAAGTGGCCATGGATTTTCTCAATCACAGCTATTTGAATGCGCGCAGCCCTTATGATTATACTTTTAATTTCTGGAACGACTATCTGGGGCTGACGACGCTGGTTACGAAGAACAACAAACTCGGCATGCCCCAGAACCCCAACTCCATCACCGAGTCCTTGAAAGCCACCCTGGGCTTGGACGATTCCCCGGCGTGTCCGTGCGTAATCGCGGGCAGCGTTGGAGACGGCGGTCACCTGGACTGTTGCTGTCCGTCCGGGAGCCCCCCGCCCGCCTCCATCCTGGACTTGAAAGAGCGCTTCTCGATACTGAGCCCCTTCCAAAACCAGCTCGGAGTCCAGTTGCCGGAGCGGGAGGTGGGATTTGGTGGGAGCTTCCCGGGATTTGATCTGTTCGGCATGGAGAGGAAGATGCGCAAACCCGCATCCAGGGGGAAGCAGGAGCCCAAAATTTGCGTCTTCTGTCGAAATAACGGAGCGCCGGAGGAGGTGTACGGCTCGCACGTCCTGAAGACTCCGGACGGCAGGGTGGTGTGCCCGATTCTGCGGGCTTATACCTGCCCCCTTTGCAGTGCCAACGGGGACAATGCCCACACGATAAAATACTGTCCACTGTCAAAAGACCAGCCATCCCAGCGACCATTAAAGGGAGGGAGGGCTGTGGGTGGTAAAAGGATGAAAATATTCTAA